Proteins from a genomic interval of Nerophis lumbriciformis linkage group LG01, RoL_Nlum_v2.1, whole genome shotgun sequence:
- the oard1 gene encoding ADP-ribose glycohydrolase OARD1 isoform X1: MSSQAGITDTTMMATNKWRLNHVTGDLFSCPADEALAHCISEDCRMGAGIALIFKRKFRGVEELKGQKKLVGQCAVLKRDRRLVYYLITKKKASQKPTYDSLRQSLEDMKVHCIKNGVTRISMPRIGCGLDRLNWERVSEMLKEIFESTDVSVTVYSLPVTAETTVMKEHMRR, from the exons ATGTCCTCTCAAGCAGGTATTACGGACACAACAATG ATGGCGACTAACAAGTGGAGACTGAATCACGTCACGGGGGACCTGTTCTCGTGTCCCGCGGATGAGGCTCTGGCCCACTGCATCAGCGAGGACTGCCGCATGGGGGCAGGCATTGCACTGATTTTCAAGCGGAAGTTCAGAGGAGTCGAAGAGCTAAAGGGACAGA AGAAGCTGGTAGGACAGTGTGCTGTACTGAAAAGAGACAGACGTTTGGTTTATTATCTG ATCACAAAGAAGAAGGCAAGTCAAAAACCAACCTATGACAGTTTGAGACAGAGCTTGGAGGACATGAAagtgcactgtatcaaaaacggaGTCACACGAATTTCAATGCCTCG TATCGGCTGTGGTCTGGATCGGTTGAATTGGGAAAGAGTTTCAGAGATGTTGAAAGAGATCTTTGAGTCCACAGACGTCTCCGTCACTGTCTACAGCCTTCCTGTGACTGCTGAAACCACGGTGATGAAGGAACACATGCGCAGATGA
- the oard1 gene encoding ADP-ribose glycohydrolase OARD1 isoform X2, which produces MSPPGGKMATNKWRLNHVTGDLFSCPADEALAHCISEDCRMGAGIALIFKRKFRGVEELKGQKKLVGQCAVLKRDRRLVYYLITKKKASQKPTYDSLRQSLEDMKVHCIKNGVTRISMPRIGCGLDRLNWERVSEMLKEIFESTDVSVTVYSLPVTAETTVMKEHMRR; this is translated from the exons ATGTCACCACCTGGCGGCAAGATGGCGACTAACAAGTGGAGACTGAATCACGTCACGGGGGACCTGTTCTCGTGTCCCGCGGATGAGGCTCTGGCCCACTGCATCAGCGAGGACTGCCGCATGGGGGCAGGCATTGCACTGATTTTCAAGCGGAAGTTCAGAGGAGTCGAAGAGCTAAAGGGACAGA AGAAGCTGGTAGGACAGTGTGCTGTACTGAAAAGAGACAGACGTTTGGTTTATTATCTG ATCACAAAGAAGAAGGCAAGTCAAAAACCAACCTATGACAGTTTGAGACAGAGCTTGGAGGACATGAAagtgcactgtatcaaaaacggaGTCACACGAATTTCAATGCCTCG TATCGGCTGTGGTCTGGATCGGTTGAATTGGGAAAGAGTTTCAGAGATGTTGAAAGAGATCTTTGAGTCCACAGACGTCTCCGTCACTGTCTACAGCCTTCCTGTGACTGCTGAAACCACGGTGATGAAGGAACACATGCGCAGATGA
- the oard1 gene encoding ADP-ribose glycohydrolase OARD1 isoform X3 translates to MATNKWRLNHVTGDLFSCPADEALAHCISEDCRMGAGIALIFKRKFRGVEELKGQKKLVGQCAVLKRDRRLVYYLITKKKASQKPTYDSLRQSLEDMKVHCIKNGVTRISMPRIGCGLDRLNWERVSEMLKEIFESTDVSVTVYSLPVTAETTVMKEHMRR, encoded by the exons ATGGCGACTAACAAGTGGAGACTGAATCACGTCACGGGGGACCTGTTCTCGTGTCCCGCGGATGAGGCTCTGGCCCACTGCATCAGCGAGGACTGCCGCATGGGGGCAGGCATTGCACTGATTTTCAAGCGGAAGTTCAGAGGAGTCGAAGAGCTAAAGGGACAGA AGAAGCTGGTAGGACAGTGTGCTGTACTGAAAAGAGACAGACGTTTGGTTTATTATCTG ATCACAAAGAAGAAGGCAAGTCAAAAACCAACCTATGACAGTTTGAGACAGAGCTTGGAGGACATGAAagtgcactgtatcaaaaacggaGTCACACGAATTTCAATGCCTCG TATCGGCTGTGGTCTGGATCGGTTGAATTGGGAAAGAGTTTCAGAGATGTTGAAAGAGATCTTTGAGTCCACAGACGTCTCCGTCACTGTCTACAGCCTTCCTGTGACTGCTGAAACCACGGTGATGAAGGAACACATGCGCAGATGA